AGTCCATATATAGCTCTGTCCATGAGTTTCGCAATTAGACGGATCAAGAAACTTTACATACtaaaagtaaaacaatttttattttttgtgattgtatTACTATTTACCATATTTTGCTACGTGGATAATATAACCTCTTTAATCGCTGAAGATATATACAAGCCTGTGAGCACATCACTATCAATTCTCCAActactaaagaaaaaaattaacaaaaaataaatccccTTTCTTATGAAAAACATACATtcaattttatgaaatattaagaaagaatgaaagagcATCAGAAATGCAATTGAATCATCTAAAATGAGATTCCGAGTAAGGAAGGATAGAATCACATTTGGATATATAATTCTATCattttagtgtgtgtttggcaaaaattaaaaagtcaacttattttactattgaacttatttttgctattgttCATGGgttccactgcactttttaaTACAATTCATGGGTTTCACTGTAtgatttcaactaacttttaccatTATCTACCGTACTTTTAccattaaaaagtttttttttttttttaagaaatatttataGGTCGTATTAGGGTTGAGGATTCTTAATACGTTTACTCAACAGGTCGGGTTCGAGTCAACCCATATAACTGAATACTCATGACTCAACACAATTCAAATCTGACCTGGGAATACAAATTGCCGGCCTTACCATCCAATTAttacttattttgaatttcataaGCAAATTTGAAAGCTTAAGCCATCATTTCAATGTTATTGAATCCAATTGTATTTGGAAGAGTTACAAAGGCAGGTGAAGTAGTGAACTTCTAGAACCATATTACTTTCAAAAGTGGAACGATGtcccatcaatttttttttttaaataaaggaaaatttgTGGGACTTATCCTTAAATCTCCTCCTCAAAGCCTAATCGTCTAAAAGTAAAAATTGTGGGACTTAtctttgaattaattaattatggtAAACGTGCACATtgatgattgaacttatttttctttttggtgaaaaatGGTTAGAAACTTAGAAACATTAATGATTGAAGTATTGACCCTCAAACTCCTATAAAAATTTGACACACATAGATGGGAAGAGAAGGAAATTTTACGCAAGGAAGATCCCCtggtttatatataaattctattaTCAATCTGCCCCGTTCGATTTGTCAATCCTGTTATCACTTCTTTATGATCCATTTGTTAAAGGTTGATCATAATTAATTTCTACTCTTTAGTTGCTTGGTCAATCATAAACTATATGGGGCTTTTGAGTACATTAGCCACATCAATCGTGAATTCTTATATAATAGTTTCATCATACACGGGGTActaataaaaacacacacaaacacattcTAGAGACTTCAAAATCAtgattgagaaaatatttttttatttataattattcttCTTTGCAGCAGGCTGATGATAGGGGATTATAGCAATGGTGCGTGATACAAAGCAGTGAattgggagagaaaagaaattgataaattaGAAAGCAAAACCAAAAGCAATGGATAATGGATGAGAGAGAAGATTCTAGGAGGGAcaccaaatcaccaatatcatATTGTCTTAATTATTGACTGCTAAATCCATCTTAATTTTCGCTTTTAAATACTAAGTAGTCGTCGGTAATGTAAGCATATAATGATAGTACTAGATAGAGTATTGTTCTAATTATTGTGGGAACCATCATCATTAGACGTCTCTATATACTAGTGAATATTCAAAAACGTTGTTCTTAGACAAAAGAAGCCTTTGGTCAAACATGAGTTGGCAGATACAATCGCACACGGAAAGTAAGATTGATTTGCTTGCCCGTAAAATAATCTTATGACCAACCTTAGAGCTTGGACACAACAATTTTCATCACTTTTCTAAGTTTGTGTAAGcttccccctaaaaaaaaatttgtgtaagCTATAGTTATAATTGgaataacatcacttttatatgAGTTTAATGTCCATCACCGATACCACTTTTATTATAAGCTAATTAAAACAACCATATTAGCAATTATGAATGAAAAAGTAAACTTATTGTAATCTTATAGAAGTGAAAATTTAggctagcaaaaaaaaaaaaaaaatgcagcaacATAATCAAGCTACCAAGTAGTACCTTTAGCTAATCTGACTTAAGTGCAGCATGATAGTTTCATAAGAATTTCATACAAGGAAAATGAGATATTGTTTATGAAAAAATAGcttgataaaaaacaaaaccatttttttgctacatttgggggaaaaaaaaaaaaccatatgcATTGCTGGAGAATTATATTTTCCCCTCACTTtcctagaatttatttttcagtctcatttattttttccccctaaatAAAGAAGTAttataaatgcaaaagagtaagCCTCAGAGCATGCCTATTTATCATATCTGAGACCAAAACCTGGGCAAAAAGATTGGAGATAGGGAAGGACCCAAGACTTAGGGTCCACTCATGTACCAAAACATCATCCAATTGTTTTGTGcttcaaatgaaaaacaaactcaGTTGATATGAACCACACAAATGGAAAGCCAAATAGACACAAACAATACCATTAGACTGTAAATATAAAACAAACTGAACATTGAATTGAAAAGAGAATGAACAAATCTGTCAAAATCTAACTTTAAGGACGAAAACAAAGCTAAAGCACTCTAACAGTACCCAACAGAGGCACTAACTGTAGCATCAACAAATGCACTTTTCGCTAAAGCGTTCATAAACCATCATTTTATACACATTAGCAGAAAAGCTAACGCAGCTATAAGACTAACAATAAGTGGTGGTGGGGAGTGTCGAATCTTTGagctttttcttcttattgcaacttttctttttcacttgtttcaaGGTACCTTTTCTCATACACATCTTTCTATCTACCCTCTCGAGTATTCTTTTAATCTTTAGAGGAAATACCAGAGAAACTTCAAAAAGGTAGGGACcatgactaaaataaaattgaaataggTAAAAGACTCTAAAGGAGCCACCGAAAGCCAAATTATTTACCGGAGGAAACAAAGGATGGTGGTGATAGTAGCAATTCAGAATTATCCCCAAATTGTAACTTATTTATTACCACCTGCAAAAGAAATACAACAAAAGGGTGTTGAGATTTTCAATGTAATGTAATAGAAAGAACAAATTTTCGAATAAAGAAAAAGCACAAAAGGCAGAaaagagagatgaagaatgATTATAATACCTTTTCCATCGTCGCACAGTTTGTTTAAGAAGGAAATGAATACTATGATCAATGCGACCGCTGCTATGAGTCCAATTATTATTGCAAGAGTCTTCTCaatctcatcatcattgttATTAGTATCATCTACACGAATTGATCAACAACATCAAATAATTAGAACGCATCTCACATTGTCCATATTCACAACTAATGGTATAGTTACCAACCATAAAAATCACTTATCATTATACTAATTTGGGATGGTGTTGAAATTAGCATCATTACTTGTGGGATCGAAAATTTCTCGTGTGTCCCATTCCCTTAACAACTTTACTTCATTTTTCACTCAAGGAAAATAATGCATTGACTTCGAGATTGTGTATCAATTCCCCCATTAAGTTGGAAATgttggtttttaaattttgaaccCCATAAAGTTTCAACCATGTAGAAGAACAACACATAGATTTGGGACCGATATCAAAACCATCAGCATCGGATTCTATCTTAGTTCCTTAGTGGGGCCTATCTCTCGCGgcataaaaatttagaattaagTGCTTTCCAGAAAGCCTTTCTTTTTCATACTTATATACAAGAAAGTCTAGTCACTTTGGCAATGTTAATCTCTTCTCAAAAACCAACCAGTCAAACATAAGATGTTTgaacaaaatcataaactaaACCCAAGTCTCATTTAGGTTCGCCTTTTCACTGTATTTCATAACATGGAAAGagcaaaacaaaaagagagtATATAATCATCATATTAATATTTGGCACAAGAATATTTGAAACTTCAAACACAAACATGTCCGTAAGAACTCGTTTTTAGGATTCTTTATGCGATAAGACACAAAGTGCTCAATTGTTCCGAGCCACAACAGCAAAATTATATCCGCCCCAAGAATCAACATATTCGGAACAATAATTTAGCGACCTTACTGAATTTTTGCCTAAATCCCGTCAATCACTCCTTAAGTAAAGGAAATGTCAAATGTCAAATGAGTATCACAAAGCAAATATGCACTAATCTAATATCATTACATTAGtacttcaaaattaaaaaactcaatttcatACAAAAACAACTCCTTCCACTTCCAATCTCCCTCACTCATTACTCAAAGTCATAACACACAAaccaataattttcttttttttctttttttagaatgatTTGTGGAACTTACCCAAATCACCATGCAAACTCATAATTCACCACGCAGTAATTTACATTTCCATGAAgtgaaaagtaaaaagtaaattGAGAAATTATCCAAAAGGGTCTCTAGTAAAATCAATATACTCAAAAACCATAATTTATTAGGCTAATTAACTAaagaaccaaaaacccaaaaatgagAAACCACCATCCGTGGTGGTGGCGAAACCGCTTACCCTGTCCTCCGGTGGCGCGCGAGCGAACGCCACCTGTCATGTAGCGCACGTAACACTTGGCCAAGTACACATCGCCCCACGCGGTGGCCCCACACTCTGTCCTCAGCCGTCCGATCGCGTCCGAAAGACAATCCTGACACTCGCTCGGACTCAAATCCCCAACACACTGCGCCACACCCTGTACAGCCCCAGAGGTACTAGTCCTGTAGCTCTTGTAGGCCCCACCATCACCGGTCCCTAAATACGCCAGCACAGCATCTCTCCGAGTCAACGCATCAGAGTCATACCCAAACGACGGTCCACATTTCTTGACAACCTCAGTCTTGTCTTCCACACCTATGAAGTTCGTGTTGTCGTATTTTACCAGACAACCTTCGAGTTGTAACGCGCCGCCGAGCGAGTCGACACAGAGGGTGCCGATTTGGCCCACTGCGATAGATATGCAGTGAGAGCACTCGTTGTTTTGGAGGTCGCCGCGGCATTGGTAGAGGCCGTAGAGGGTGTCTTGTGTGTTGGAGTTTGGGGTGGAGGTGGTGTAGTTGTTGTAGGTGTTGTACATGGCTGAGTTGACCAGGGAGGTGAGTAGCGAGTTGACGTTGTTTTCATAAGGTGAGCCTGGTGTGTACTTCAGCTGAGAACAACCGCCGAAGACGAAGGACTCTGTGGCGGAGTTTGATGGGGTTGTGAGAGTTGATGAGATTGTGATAAGGAAAACgcagagagaagagaaagataGAGCTCTGTTATTAGTCACAGACATGTTTGTGTGTGtctgagagatagagagagagagagaaaaagagagagaatttggaGAGGTTGTTGAAGAAGGAGAGGTATGAGTAGTGTGTGTGATTGTGAGTGAGTGAGAGATGAAATGAGAGAGCTTTTGGCCTCTGGCAAAGAGTATGGTTGATTGCTTTGAGGAGAATTTACGTAAGGCActgagaaactttttttttttttttttgagaatgaaggcACTGAGAAACTTGATATATGGAACAAGAGCGAGcgtatataattattttgtgggTCCTGTTAACATGTGAGTTTAGAGTAAtagttaataaataatttttttaaaattgatattactcttaacataaatataaagaatgtcaaaaaattaattaattttttatatataggaattttaaaaaatattttttaaaccaaaacttTTAGACCATTTGTTAACTATTTTATTACTCCTttgcagccaaaaaaaaaaaaaaaaaagttaggtcCACAATCTACAGtaattaagatttattattatggATACCTTCATATATACAATTTGGtttcactaaaaaaatactcgtataactaaaaaaatagtataagaGTAAATGGTATTTTTCCTCCGTCATCTCAGTATTGATCACAACTTAAGTTACATCTAGTgggattttaacaaaaagttcaactactcaataattttatattttacaataaagCAATATTATGTCAATCTCAATCCAACAGTTATATTTTATGCTCTATCCatatttattattcatattGGTTAGAGATGGTGACTTGTATTCTGAAGTATCAACGGTCTTTATTTTAAAGGTCTTATAGGTGAGCATAGTATTGGAGCAAGTTAGCGAGAAAACATATGaaccacctaaaaaaaattttgttaatttttctctcattttctctctatttttaataatattgctAGATTTGACTTTCACCatatgtataaaattttatattatatatagattcataaaaatgaggaaaatgttttctttaatgaacaacagtacagaattttaatttaaaaaatgacttAGAAAGTTTTTCCATCAAGAGTCAAGACATATATCGATCACACgtcatttccatttttatttgtGCATTTTGATAATAAACACATCATTAAACTTAAGTACCATAAATTCATCATAAACTAGAAGTACAATAAATTTGCCATAATGGCCATTGGATCAATGTGATAGATTTAGCTCAAAGTCAATTATAATGGTTGACCACCGCAGCACCAAAACGTGGCCGTGACTTACCTACCCCTACGACAATGCGGTCCCGTTGTAAGGCTCCTAGTCTATATATCGATTTAATTGTGGTCATTTCAATTAGCTGGAAGATTGGTCCATTTGGTAATATTATTCTactaatgttgtttgtattttttgaaaatatatgtgagtaaaaaaatgtgtaaaaatatatataatattatttaaaaactaaaaacatatgtttaaacacatatacTGAATAGACCCTAATTAAGCCTAAGGGTGTGTTAGATAGTTGAGGATGGACTTGTCTCCTGTAATAGGATTTTCAGTCACCATCGGTTGGACATTGAACCAATAAAGCAAGCTAGCAGCTAATCtaactttaaaaagaaagaaagtgaaggaaaaaaaaggtaacCCACCTATCCTGCGCCTTATGTACAGTGTTACAGTAGCTCATaactttataattaatattttgaaaattcaatcgTCAAATTATATACTTTCATTACTATGTATgccaaattttatattaatcaaatgtttatattggatctataaactcatgttttgtatgtaatttaaatataaaaaaaattgacaggTTATGATGAGATAATTATTGATCTCTTATTATTTCAATATCTTGTAAGTACCGAGGATATATGGggataatgtaatccaatgattgATTCATTAAAATACCCTCTCAATGAAAAGTTATCAAGTTGTAtagtattatataaaattacaatGGGTGAAATGTGAACCTGAGCttatatgtttgtgtgtgtacaCGTTCTCTCTTATGTTGTATTGATGTGGCAAGGGTATGTGCCTTGAATTATCACAACCCCAAGTCAATCACAATTGTGACCAAATACGAATTGTAAAAGGATTTTCCCTATGCCAACTcctattaaccaaaaaatacatagaagaaaaatagaaggctttttttgtcttgttctttttgtgagagagagtcTAGGGTATATTTGGGATTTAGGTCTATTGACAAATCTTTGTACCACTATTGCAGTCTtcctatttttattatgaaattgtcTTTCTATTGTTGCTTATAAACACAAGCATCTTGCCGAAACACGTAAATTCATATGTCTCTTGTATGTATGCTTGTAAATTCATTTTGTCTTTATTGTTATTGGTTTGAATCTTGGGGTGCTATTTAcacaacaagtggtattagagtaaCATTAGGATTCAATCTCTTGGTTATATTAAAGATGTCAAGCACCAAGTATGAAGTGGAGAATTTTTGTGATTAGGGAAACTTTTCTCTCTAGTAAAAGTGGATGAAGGAAATAGTGTTGTAAATGAGCCAAGTATTAAAAGTTCATACTTGtttagttaattttattttgaacaataaCCGAACTCAAGCTCATTACTAAATAAGACTATATGTTCGAGCTTAGTTCATTTTCTTGCTGAACAAGCTCGAGCTTGTTCACAAACTAtttaattaactttttctttggccaaatataataaaaccataaataattttatcccttcacaaatctatgaattttatttatgaatggaCTGTTTATATAACTACAAATAATACTCTTATATAATTTGAACCTATTTACAAACTCATACAATCTAACttcaagtttatatatataagtatatgtTTAGGCAActagacatataaaaatataataatatttatagttAAATTAAGCTTCATGTTCACTAGTTTTTTCACAAACAAATCATTATATTTAAGCTTAGCTTGTttactaaacaaataaacataaacaagttttttcaTGAGCTGAGGTTAAGTTGTTCATAAACAGTTTAGTTCGTTTACAGTCATAAGAAGGATCTCTTGATCCAAAAATTGTTCATAAGGCCTTACATGGGAAAGCAAAGAAACTTGAAAAGATGAGTAACGAAGTTTGGGAAGAGATGGACGACAAAGTAGTTAATGCAATTTGTCTTAACCAATGTAATGTAAGTGTAAGGCACACTCAAGTGCAAAAAACTCTCGAAGCCTAGGTGCAAAACATGTACTTGATTGAAATAAAGtgcatatttttataaatataatgtaataaatttgaaaataataattaattggtAATACAATAATCAAGTGgtcaaataataatataagttaaatataataattttatataattcatgTAACATTTTATATCATTCTCTTAATGATCTCTTACTAGCCTCATTGCATGCACTTCGCGTGTGCATGAggctttttttgggtttagtgtaataattttatatttattccAATTTGAGATTTAGGTGTATATTCTATCATATTATGCATTTGAGAACTATTGATATAGCTGGAAGTGTCATGAGGctaacaacaaaaaatgaacaTTGAAATCATATATTTGTATGTGAATGTGTTCAATTTTTGGAGGTAGCCTTATGATACTCCTAGTTGTATCAGTAGTTCTCTAATGTATAATATGATCGAACATGCACTTAAACCTCAAATTGGGATGAATAGAAAATTATAgcactaaactaaaaaaaaaaaaggagcctCATGCACGGACGGAGCACATGCAATGAGGCTAGCTTACTTTATGAGTTCATTAATATATTGTAGTTATGTCAGTGGACAAAAGAATAAGTTTCAATGTTAtttttgtgttcattttttgtGGTTAATCTCACGACACTTCTAGCTGTATTAGTCATTCACAACTGTGTAAGATTAGTGGTCAAATGTGTAAACTTCAAATGGAgataaatggaaaattatgacactaatgaccaaactcccaaaaaaaaaaaaaaaaaaaaaagtctcaagcACGCGCAGAGCGTGTGCGATGAGGCTAATACATGATTACTATATATAATCGCATTATAgtgtcttttattttgaataatttcTTTAGCAATTGGTAGGCtagttagctttttttttttggttttcaacaGTATGCACTAATCCATGGCTCACAAGGA
This genomic stretch from Quercus lobata isolate SW786 chromosome 3, ValleyOak3.0 Primary Assembly, whole genome shotgun sequence harbors:
- the LOC115982647 gene encoding plasmodesmata-located protein 6-like; translated protein: MSVTNNRALSFSSLCVFLITISSTLTTPSNSATESFVFGGCSQLKYTPGSPYENNVNSLLTSLVNSAMYNTYNNYTTSTPNSNTQDTLYGLYQCRGDLQNNECSHCISIAVGQIGTLCVDSLGGALQLEGCLVKYDNTNFIGVEDKTEVVKKCGPSFGYDSDALTRRDAVLAYLGTGDGGAYKSYRTSTSGAVQGVAQCVGDLSPSECQDCLSDAIGRLRTECGATAWGDVYLAKCYVRYMTGGVRSRATGGQDDTNNNDDEIEKTLAIIIGLIAAVALIIVFISFLNKLCDDGKGGNK